A window of Xiphophorus hellerii strain 12219 chromosome 19, Xiphophorus_hellerii-4.1, whole genome shotgun sequence contains these coding sequences:
- the LOC116709205 gene encoding uncharacterized protein LOC116709205, which produces MESVPSGDQNMFWTILILRTLFLHWDNRDLYWELDWELEWELEWELDWLRHNVTNRTERRLLLALACGRVSVKGMVCPVKRCNYTGNRVDRHLKEVHAELQDWKEHLRRLQRSRTLQLMAELRRSEPQPPLATTLDLDHGQPATVETSSPQRSPPQSPDAQSATVERSSRQRSPPQSPDAQSATVERSSPQRSPPQSRDAQATLETSSPQRSPPPSEEEEEEEEEEEGEAHAAARPCRVGKRGSFNPPPSIFPPCVCSYLEEFHVHLVGALPRAKHLENCGSKMKRLRAFLSHLSEGKSELRTWQFVDNVRRVMAWPAYLQGQGKAVTTIKVYLVNVSQFLAYFAETPPPDSTLSRAQIVRATRAVKAASSQIATGIVLRQIRVKAAKEQRMVTADLLRRCRTGAALQIPRLLERLEAEPSAVELRHRFYGYFALYVTAIYGHRPGVICNLTTAEVQEARSRASSTSPGFVINVENHKTNRSFGVAQLYLKSDEFQWLTRWIAVRAGLGPSCDLVFFTPGNGPVKKLVHSAQRAWKEMGLAGRPTMTDIRTSVATLARNTQPMDVRSKMSRLMCHDTATADRFYALNLDEKQLDDLRKKFEEATQPASPSPSVEVTLRD; this is translated from the exons CTTCGACACAACGTGACAAACCGCACAGAGCGGCGGCTTCTACTGGCTTTGGCGTGTGGAAGGGTGAGTGTAAAAGGCATGGTTTGTCCGGTGAAACGCTGCAACTACACGGGAAACAGAGTGGACAGGCACTTGAAGGAGGTCCATGCCGAGCTGCAAGACTGGAAGGAGCACCTGAGACGGCTTCAGCGTAGCAGGACGCTCCAGTTAATGGCCGAACTGCGGAGGTCCGAACCACAGCCGCCGCTCGCAACCACTCTGGACCTGGACCACGGTCAGCCCGCCACCGTGGAGACATCCAGCCCGCAGCGCAGCCCTCCGCAAAGCCCGGACGCACAGAGCGCCACCGTGGAGAGATCCAGCCGGCAGCGCAGCCCTCCGCAAAGCCCGGACGCACAGAGCGCCACCGTGGAGAGATCCAGCCCGCAGCGCAGCCCTCCGCAAAGCCGGGACGCACAGGCCACCCTGGAGACATCCAGCCCGCAGCGCAGCCCTCCGCCaagcgaggaggaggaggaggaggaggaggaggaggagggagaggccCATGCTGCTGCACGTCCCTGCAGGGTGGGTAAAAGAGGATCTTTTAACCCGCCACCATCCATTTTCCCCCCATGCGTCTGCAGCTACCTGGAAGAGTTTCATGTGCACCTGGTCGGTGCCCTGCCAAGAGCCAAGCACTTGGAGAACTGCGGCTCCAAGATGAAGCGGCTCAGGGCGTTCTTGAGCCACCTCAGCGAGGGCAAGTCCGAGCTGCGCACCTGGCAGTTTGTGGATAATGTGCGGAGGGTCATGGCCTGGCCGGCGTACCTGCAAGGGCAGGGCAAAGCCGTGACAACCATCAAGGTGTACTTGGTGAACGTGAGCCAGTTCCTGGCCTACTTTGCTGAAACGCCGCCGCCGGACAGCACGCTTTCCAGGGCGCAGATCGTGCGCGCGACCAGGGCGGTGAAGGCTGCCTCATCGCAGATTGCAACCGGCATTGTGCTGCGCCAGATCCGCGTCAAAGCAGCCAAGGAGCAGCGGATGGTGACAGCGGATCTTCTTCGCAGGTGTAGGACCGGGGCTGCGCTGCAAATCCCAAGGCTGCTGGAGCGGCTCGAAGCGGAGCCATCCGCGGTGGAGCTCCGACACCGTTTCTATGGTTACTTTGCGCTGTATGTGACCGCCATCTATGGACACAGGCCCGGCGTCATCTGCAACCTGACTACCGCCGAAGTCCAGGAAGCCAGATCCAGAGCTTCGAGCACCTCTCCTGGGTTTGTGATTAAC GTGGAGAACCACAAGACCAACCGGAGCTTCGGGGTCGCACAGCTCTACTTGAAGTCGGACGAGTTCCAGTGGCTCACTCGGTGGATCGCGGTTAGGGCCGGCCTGGGTCCATCCTGTGACCTGGTGTTCTTCACACCCGGGAATGGACCAGTGAAGAAGCTTGTGCACAGCGCACAGAGAGCCTGGAAGGAGATGGGGCTCGCGGGGAGACCAACCATGACTGACATCCGCACCTCTGTTGCTACACTG GCAAGAAACACGCAGCCAATGGATGTCCGGAGCAAGATGTCCAGGCTGATGTGTCACGACACAGCCACTGCTGACAGGTTCTACGCCCTCAACCTGGATGAAAAGCAGCTGGATGACCTCCGGAAGAAGTTTGAAGAGGCCACACAGCCAGCCTCCCCCTCCCCAAGTGTCGAGGTCACCCTCCGTGACTAG